TGTTTTCTGCTTTTGCCTGGTCCTATGTAGCCGGCCAGATTCCCGGCGGATGGCTGCTGGACCGGTTCGGCTCAAAGAAAGTTTACTTTTGGAGTATTTTCTTATGGTCCATGTTTACGCTTATGCAGGGGTTTATCGGTTTCTTCGGCACTGCCGGAACCGCTGTGATGATCCTGTTCGGCCTTCGTTTCTTAGTTGGGCTGGCAGAAGCACCTTCTTTTCCTGCCAACAGCCGGATCGTCGCTTCCTGGTTTCCAAGCCATGAACGCGGCACAGCGGCAGCTACCTTTAACTCTGCCCAGTATTTTGCGACCGTTCTATTCGCACCAATTATGGGCTATATTACGTACACATTTGGCTGGGAATATGTCTTCTACTTTATGGGTGCAGTCGGGATTGTCGTTTCGTTCATTTGGATGAAAGCGATTTATAGCCCAAAAGAACATCCGCGGATTAACGAGGCTGAGCTTGCTTACATTGAAGAAGGCGGCGCCCTGACCAACATGGACCAGGCAGACACAAAGAAAGAAAAAAAGAAAGCGGTTAATTGGAGCCAGGTTAAACAGCTGCTTACAAACCGGATGCTCTTAGGTGTGTACCTTGGCCAGTATTGTATTACGACGCTTACGTACTTTTTCCTTACCTGGTTCCCGGTCTATCTTGTACAGGAAAGAGGCATGACCATTCTTGAAGTTGGTTTTGTGGCTTCCCTGCCGGCTGTATGCGGATTTTTTGGCGGCATTCTTGGCGGCATGTTCTCTGACTTCCTGCTCCGCAAAGGTTTCTCTTTAACGGTTGCCCGGAAAACACCGATTGTCGTTGGCATGCTGATGTCCATGACGCTCGTTGCCGCAAATTACGTGGATACACAATGGGTTGTGATCTTTGTGATGGCGCTTGCCTTTTTCGGTAAAGGATTTGGTGCACTCGGCTGGGCCGTTGTCGCAGATACCTCTCCAAAAGAAATGTCCGGCGTCAGCGGCGGCCTTTTCAATACCTTTGGCAACATTGCCGGTATTACCACACCGATCATTATCGGCTACATTATTGCGACAACCGGTTCATTTAACGGGGCGCTTGTTTTCGTTGGTGCCAATGCATTAGTCGCGATCTGCAGCTACCTGTTCCTTGTAGGGGAAATTAAGCGGGTTGAATTAAAATCGTAATCTATTATCTTAATTTGATAGGAGAGAAAAAATATGAACACTCAATTAATCCAGGAAAACGTCCAGACAGGTACGCCTATTATTACAGAAATGAACGTTGTTCCCGTTGCCGGCCATGACAGTATGCTCCTCAATTTAAGCGGAGCTCACGCCCCTTACTTTACGCGTAATATTGTGCTGCTGAAAGACAATGCAGGAAATGTCGGTGTGGGTGAAGTCCCGGGCGGCGAGAAAATCCGCCAGACGCTTGAAGATGCACGTGAACTCGTTGTGGGCCAGTCTATCGGCACCTACAACAATATTTTAAATAACGTACGCCGTCAGTTTGCGGACCGGGACGCAGCGGGACGCGGCTTACAGACGTTTGACCTCCGCATTACGATTCATGCTGTAACCGCTTTAGAAGCCGCTCTTCTCGACTTGGTTGGAAAATACCTTGGCGTTCCAGTCGCAGCCCTTTTAGGCGAAGGACAGCAGCGGGACAAAGTGGAAATGCTGGGCTATCTATTTTATGTTGGGGACCGGAACAAAACGGATCTGGAGTACCGGAACGAAGCAGAGGCAGAAGATGACTGGTTCCGCCTTCGCCATGAAGAAGCGTTAACTCCTGAAGCGGTTGTCCGACTGGCAGAAGCGGCTCATGCCCGCTATGGCTTTAACGACTTTAAACTAAAAGGCGGCGTTTTGCGCGGCGAAGAAGAAATCGAAGCTGTCACAGCACTGGCAGAGCGGTTTCCGGAAGCGCGCATTACCCTGGACCCGAACGGCGGCTGGCTGTTAAAAGACGCCATCCGCTTATGCCGGGACCAGCACCATGTTCTGGCTTATGCAGAAGATCCTTGCGGAGCAGAAGGCGGCTTCTCGGCCCGTGAGGTGATGGCTGAATTCAGACGTGCGACAGGACTTCCTACTGCGACCAATATGATTGCCACAGACTGGCGGCAGATGGGGCACTCCATCCAGCTGCAGTCGGTTGATATTCCGCTGGCGGATCCCCATTTCTGGACGATGCAGGGTTCTGTCCGGGTCGCGCAGATGTGCCATGACTGGGGACTCACATGGGGATCGCATTCGAACAACCATTTTGATATTTCACTGGCGATGTTTACGCATGTAGCTGCTGCTGCTCCTGGAAAAATCACCGCTATTGATACACACTGGATCTGGCAGGACGGACAGCGCCTGACAAAAGAACCATTTAAGATCGTGGGTGGAATGGTCGATGTTCCAACAAAACCAGGGCTTGGTGTGGAGATTGATATGGAGCAACTGGAAAAAGCCCACCAGCTGTATAAAGAAAAAGGACTCGGTGCACGCGATGATGCGCTCGCTATGCAGTATTTGATTCCAGGATGGACGTTTGATCCGAAGCGCCCTTGCTTCGTTCGATAATTGTGTACAACAAGCGCCCTTGCTTTAAAAGGGGCGCTTTTTCTTTTTAATTTGTTCTTTCTCCTCTTATCATGCACAAATAAGTGGCACTATTATGCAATTCGTCTTACAATAAGGTTACATAGATAAAGGCAGAGAAAAGAGGTTACACCATGGAGGAATCATCTAAAAAGCTGGGCGTTCAATCCGTTCACCGCAGCACCCTTTCTAAACAAGTAGTTGAACAAATTGTGCAGCTGCTTGTCAGCGGTCAAATGAAAGCGGGAGACAAGCTTCCGCCCGAGATGGAGCTGATGGAAGAACTGGGTGTCAGCAGACCGGTCCTTCGGGAAGCACTCAGTGCTCTTGAAACACTTGGCGTTATTACCCGAAAAACACGGGAAGGGACTTTTTTCAACAATAAAGTCGGCACTCATCCTTTCTCTGTTATGCTGGCGCTGGCAACCGATAACTTACCCGCTATCATTGAAGCGCGCATGGCGTTGGAGTTAGGGCTTGTGACCATGGCCGCCGAGAAAATTACGGACGAGCAGCTGGAAAAGCTAAGAAAAACGATTGATGCCATTGCAAACAGTGAGGATAATGACTATGGCGAAGCGGATAAGGAATTTCATCACATTATAGCCTTAAGCGCTAACAACCCTATTGTCGAAGGGATGATTGATTCTCTTCTAATTACCCATAACAAAGTTAACAGCTTGATTCAAGTGAGAGAGCGGGAACGTACGGTAGAGTACCATAAAGCCATTTACGCGGCCCTCGAAGCACGCGATCCACAGGACGCCTTCTTACAAATGTACAAGCATCTTGATTTTGTCCGTCAAAAAGTCCTTCAATATTCCTCAGCGAATGACGAATAAAAAGCCTTGAAGCCATATGGCTTCAAGGCTTTTATTTTTACACTTCGGAATCTCCCAATAAGGTTTTTTTGTTTTTCATACCTGCGACAATGCTAAGGGCAATAGCCAAAACGGACAATGCCATCAGCGTGCCCGAAATCGGACGAGTAAAGATCTCCATGAAGTTTCCATTATACAGTCCAAGTGTCTGAAGCAACGACTCTTCCATCATTTTTCCTAGAATAAACACGAGCGCAATGGGAGCTACCGGAATGTCTGCTTTTTTCAGCACATAACCAAGCAGTCCAAAAACAAGCAGTCCGCCGACATCCCAAAGGCTGTTGCTGATCGAATATGTTCCGACGATGGAAACAGCAATAATAATCGGAAACAGCATGTTAAATGGGATGCTCGCTATTTTAGCCCAAAATTTCGCCAAAGGAAGATTCATAAAAAGCAAAAGCAGGTTCCCGATAAACATGCTTGCAATAACGGCCCATACAAAGTCAGCATGCCGGACAAACAGCGTTGGGCCTGGCTGCAGGCCATGAAGGACAAAAGCTCCTAACAAAACAGCCATTGTCGCTGAGCTTGGAATCCCAAGCAAAAACAATGGAATCAAAGCTCCTCCTGTAAAGGAATTGTTGGCCGTTTCAGGCCCTGCCACCCCTTCAATCGCTCCTTTTCCAAAACGAGACGGATCTTTTGCCAGTCTTTTCTCCATTGAATAAGACAATAAAGATGGAACAACGGAACTGATCCCCGGAATTAACCCTAAGAAAAAGCCAAGAACGGTTCCCCGACCGATGGACATAGCAGAGGGGCGGATTTCCTGGCGGTTTGGAAGCAGCCCTTTGACTTTTGGCGGCTTTTCAGGCTTTTTCATTTGCTGTTCGAGGCCTAACAAGATTTCTGATAAGCCAAATAACCCCATCGCAATCGTCACAAAATCAAACCCATCAATCAAAAAAGCCTGGCCAAATGAGAAGCGAATATCACCTGAGCTTGGCGCAATTCCGAACATGGCCAGCACAAGCCCGATCAAAACCGCCAGTACACCACGGATAATGGATTTTCCGGCTAAGCCGACAACCATTGTCATTCCAAACAGAATAAGAGCAAAATACTCAGGCGGCCCAAAAGAAAGAGCAAATTTCACAAGATGAGGCGCAACAAGGGCAACCCCTATGATCGCAACAACGCCTCCTACAAACGAGCCAATGGCAGAAATACCAAGCGCTACACCGGCACGGCCTTTTTGGGCCATCGGGTAACCATCCAGGCTCGTAACAACCGATGCCGCTTCTCCGGGAACATTTACAAGAACTGTTGTAATCGTTCCGCCATACATAGAGCCGTAAAAAATACCAGACAGCATAATGATCGCTGAAATGGGATCCATCGCAAATGTTAACGGAATCAGAAGGGCCGTCCCGGCGCTTGGACCAAGTCCCGGCAAAATGCCCACAATCATGCCAACGGAAACGCCCGCCAGGCAGTATAAAATATTCTGCCACGATAATGCGATTTCAAAGCCGTTCATTAATAATTGAACTGTCTCCATAAAGCCTCCTCCTTACCATCCCAACATATTCGTCGGCAGCGGAATATCCAAAATAAGGTTAAATACGACATACAACACAATCGTGACGGAAGCTGCTGTGCTAAGCGATATTTTCCATTTAAAATCAGGCATAAGAAGAATAAGCATAACGATAATACTGGAGACGATATAGCCGAGAAAAGGTGAAATAAGAATAAACAAAAAGATGGACAGCACTACTTTTAATACGCCAACCAAAGCTGCGCCTTTCGGCAGTACTTCTGAGAACATAATCTTGTTGTTTTTCCGCAGTGAATCCAATATAAACAAAATAGAAAACAAGCCCATCAGCCCGCTCAGCCAAAGCGGAAACAAGCCCGGTCCCGGACCATACTCCCCGTAATACGGGTATTTCAGCGACTCACGAACCATAAAAAGTGAAAAGAGCAAAAGAGAGATGCCTACCCATACACCGTAATTTTTCACGTTTATCCACTCCCCGCCAGATAATAGTAGAATAAGTACCCGCCTCTAAATAGAGACGGGTACGCGGTACACTTACCAGCCAAGCAAATCTTTTAAGCCTTCAATGTCTTTCACATCCTGTTCAAGCAGCGCTCTGTAATCCTCTGCATTGTAATAGCCGACCTGCGTGCCGATCTCTTCCATTTTCTTTTCATGCTCAGCATTTGTTACCGCTTTCTCAAAAGCGGTTTCGAGCACTTCCATCGTTTCTTCATCTACCCCTTTTGGCGCAACCAGTCCTCTCGTTGATTGAGAAATCACTGGCTCAAATCCTTCTTCTTCAACTGTTGGAACATCCGGAAGGAAAGACGATCTTTCTTCTGCTGTCACAGCGGCTACTTTCAATTGTTTTTCCAGGTGCATCGGATACGCTTCACCTACACTCGTTACAAGAACGTCAACATGCCCGCCTAAAAAAGCAGCTCTCGACTTGGCAGTTCCGTCAAACTGAATTGCTTTAAATTTGGTGCCAAGTGCTTCATTTAATTTCAAAGTCACCAGGTGGTCATCTCCTGCTACCCCTGTGGCCGTTGTTGTTACTTCGTGATCCTTCGCATACTCAACCAGTTCTTTGAAGTTTGAAAAACGTTTATCATCCACCCGTATCGCAACCGCTCCCGGGTCTACAACATGATTGCCAATCATCTCGAAGCTGTCAAGATCCACCTGCTTTTCCATCGTAGGATTCACCAATCCACTGGCCAGGTTTGGAGAATTCAAAAAACCGATTGTATACCCATCCGGCTTAGCCGCAGCAATCGCATTCCATCCTACCCATCCGCTTCCGCCGGGCTGATTAACAATGGTTACCGTTTCCCCGAGCTCTTCTTCTAAAAATGGCTGAAGTGTTCTGGCTGTTGTATCAGTCCCTCCCCCAGCATCATAAGCGACAATAATGCTGATCGGCTTTTTAGGAAAATCACTTTTGCCTTCTGATGAAGCTGTTGAACTCGTTTCTTCTGCTCCGGAACAGGCAGACAAAGCACCCGCCATCATAATCGACGATACCATCAATGAAAAACGTTTTTTCATTCCACTTCCTCCTCTGTTTTAATGAATAGTTATAGATGACTTCTTAACGGTCTAGATGCAGAGGGTCACAATGATGCAAATGAAGAAGCGTTATCCCCAAAATTCATTCAAAGCCGTAAGCATGGCCTTTATATAGCCAATGGAATAAGCAAATCCGATGCTGGATGAGCTCCATCCTACATTGGAATGTGACCATTTGGCATCTGTATCAGGTGCATCTCCCGCCATAATCGGAACGTGGTCAGGATTGAGACATCCTTCATATCCAACCTTTTTTAGCTCCATCAATATTTTAAACATATTTAAATCGCCATCATCAAGCAGGGATTCTTCAAATGCTTTCGCAGTGGCAAGGCTGCCTCTCACATTTCTGAAGTGAATAAGAAACAATCTTCCTTTGCGGCCGTAATGATTAATTTCATCAATTACAAGCGGGCTTCCGCCTTCTTCCGCTCTCGTTCCAACGCAGTAAATATAGCCGACATTTTTGTTTGGATATTCATCAATGATCCGGTGATACCCAAGACCGCCAAATGGACTGTCCGGGTGTGGTGAATCAGATGGATGCATGCCGACTTTAACGCCGTAATCCTGTGCAGCAGGAACAATTTCTCTATAGACCTCGTTAAATTTCTTTCTCCATTTTGTGCTTTCTTCAAGCGTCGGCGTTGCTGCTTGTTCCTTTGTAAAGCTTAAGCTTTCTCCACGGGAGATCGCTCCGCCCCGCTGAATGGCCTGATAAGGAGTAGACAAGCCATAAAATACATCTCCCGCAAAGCGCTGCCGAACGATGTTGATCCCTGCTTCTCCAAATACTTTTACAGCGTTCACAGAATGCTCGATCTCAATCTCACTGCCTGGCTTTTCATTCATAAAGTCTTCCGAGATATTTGGCAGGGTAACACGGTTAATGTCGAGTCCCCACGAACGAATTCTTTTCCTTTGCTTTAATAAAGCATCCAGATCCGGATACCCCTGCTCCTTCACGCCTGGAAACGAAGCACCATTGCCAAAATCAATATAATCGACGCCAAGCTGGCTCATTTGCTTTAAGTCTGTATCTGAAAGATCAAAGAAATTAGTTGTAACTGAAATGTTCACTCCATCTCCTCCTCTATCTGTTTGCTGGAAAGCCTCCCGTTACCATTGACGGACACAGTAAATCCCTAATAAATAAACCGCTTACATTTTCTCGCTTGTACTTTCTTTACCTTCGAGTATTAGAAAGCTTTTAATGGCTTTTTGCCGAACATAATTAAGGTGATGATACATAGCTGCGTAGGCAGCCAGAGAATCGCGTTTTTCAAGCGCGTGATAAATATCAAGGTGCTGCTGTATCGTTTCTTTTAAATTTCTTTCTTCCAGCGGTATCTTTTTTAAAATCTGGCGATGAAATTGCTGCAACGGATGAACCAATCCATTAAATAAAGCATTGTTTGCACTGAGCGCAATAATTCTGTGAAATTCTTTATCTTCTTCGGAAGAATCTTCAGTAGGCAGTTCCTTCATACGATCAATCGTTGCTTTTAATTTTTTCAAATCGGCATCGGTTATTTTTTCGGCAGCCAATGTCACTAATCCAAGCTCCAGCGCTACCCTGATTTCAGTAATGGAAAGCAGGTCTCTCGAAGAAAGCGCTAACATAATCGAGAAAGGCTCACTCCCAATTTTGTCTGCAAAGAAGGTCCCGTGCCTGGTATGGCGATGAATAAGGCCGATTACTTCCAAGGAAGTTAAGGCTTCTCTAATCACAGGCCGGCTCACTTTACAAATTTCCATAAGTTCTACTTCTGAAGGAAGCCGCTCTCCTGGACGAAGATGTCCTTCAATAAGCAAATTGATAATTTCATCGATGACTTGTTTCGATAACGTTTTTCGGGTCACTGATTTAATTTGAAGCTTTACACTGTCTCCTTCACCCACTACACTCCCTCCCAACTGTTCTGAATAGTCTTACAATAAATAATATTCTGTTATTATTGTAAGACAAATTAATTTAACTGTCAATTGGATAAATAAAATTATTTTTTTGTGCTGAACGGTTAAAATACTTCATGGGCTTCTTTTTTTTTGCGCACAAAAAGAACACTATTCAAAAATGAAACAGTGTTCTGAACGGGTGTATATAAGATGATAATGGCAGTTATATAACTCTTTTTTAACCAAAATGACTGGATGGTTCTTCTTTTAAACTCCACACAGTCTTGGTTTCTTTTCCCTTTAAAGACAAAGCGGCTGGCGGCAGCGAGATTTTGATCGTCGTTCCTTTGTTTACTTCACTTGAAATGCGCAAATCTCCCTTATGATTTTCAATAATTTTCAAACAGGTCATCAGCCCGAGCCCTGTTCCTTTTTCTTTTGTCGTATAAAAAGGTTCTCCCAGTGTCGGAATACGTTCTTCTGGAATCCCTACTCCCTGGTCTTTAAAAGAAAGGGTGATATAACCATCTTCACTTTTATGAGCCCCAACCTCGATAACCCCCCCGCCTGGCATAGCTTCAATCGCATTTTTCAATACATTGATAAATACTTGCTTCAGCTGATTTTCTTCACAAACGATTTGAGGAAGCTGCATACTGTATGAAAGGTTTATTTGTACATTTTCCATCATCGCTTGTGAATTAATGAGAGAAACTACATCATCCAGCAGCGGCTGGATATTCATTTTTTTAAACTTTACTTCATTTGGCTTGGCCAGTACTAAAAATTCACCAATAATAGCATTGATCCGTTCCAATTCCGCTAATACAATCTCTAAAAAATCTTTATGCTGATTTGTTTCAGAATGAACCAGCTGGATAAATCCTTTAATAGAGGTAAGCGGGTTTCGGATTTCATGAGCAATACCTGCTGCCAGCTGCCCGACTACTGCTAGTTTCTCAGATTTCTGCAAAAGAGATTCCGTTTGCTCTCTTTTACACGTAATATCCTTGCCAATATATAGTGTTGCTTCTTTTCCTTCGAATATAATTTGTAAAGAAGAGAATTCAAAATAAATCTGTTTTAAATTTAAACACGTAAGCTTGCACACCGCGTTTATCAGCGGACGTTGGGGCTGTTTAGGGACCGCTTCATTTTTTTGTATCTTTTCTAAATACCCTTCTTCAATAAAATCCACAATAGAGCGACCGACAAGATCACTTTTTTGATGGGCACCCAACATATTCTCGGCTGCCTTATTTGCATACAAAATGATATTATTCCGCTGTATAACAACTGATTCAGGAAGCAATTCAATCAACAGCTTATAATTTTCTTCACTTTGCTTTCTTCTTAACTGATCAAGTTTTAACTTGTCATATTGCAGGCCGACAAACCAGGCAATAAAGGTGGCGATAACCAGGTCGTACACTTCTTTTTCAAATGCAGAATTAAAAAAAATTAACTGAATGAAAGTAAAGCATAAGGAAGTGCTAATTAAAATTATTCGGCCAGTCTTTTTCATGGGAACTCCCCTTTTAAACAGATTAAAAACGAAAGCACTTTATAAGCTACCCGCCACATACTTGCAAACCTTTTCGAAAAGTGAAGGGTATTCCGACCTCCTAGTCTCGATATGAGAACAGTATATTCCTATATTGCTATAAACACAGTTAAATGCCTATATTTTTTCTTCGACAAATATCGATCATTTTGTTTCTTCTGACTGTTTTTGTTGTACTTTGATATGCTAGTGAATAAAAACAAATATACTTACAAAAAAAAAGAAAAGAACACTTAAAGTTCTTTCCTTTAAATAAATAGAGTGAATACCTTATATGTATACAACAAACATTAATATAAAGAAAATCAGCTGTTGCTTCCCGGTAACCATTGTCCATAAATGGGATTAAATGTACCATATGCTCTGAACACACCATTTTTATAAAACGGCATAAACCCGTATCGTTCAAGCCAGCGATACGCACTTTTCCTTTTTTCATCATCAAATACAACAAATAAATACTCATTTGGTTTTAAGCGATATCTGAATTCGAGAATAATATCCAAAGCTTTTTTCAGCCCTTCAAGACCGACTTTCCCGGTTGCTTTCTCTTTTGTACCTCTCGGATTTCGATTCTTCCACTTGTTCGCTTTCTTTCTCGAATC
The genomic region above belongs to Domibacillus sp. DTU_2020_1001157_1_SI_ALB_TIR_016 and contains:
- a CDS encoding FadR/GntR family transcriptional regulator produces the protein MEESSKKLGVQSVHRSTLSKQVVEQIVQLLVSGQMKAGDKLPPEMELMEELGVSRPVLREALSALETLGVITRKTREGTFFNNKVGTHPFSVMLALATDNLPAIIEARMALELGLVTMAAEKITDEQLEKLRKTIDAIANSEDNDYGEADKEFHHIIALSANNPIVEGMIDSLLITHNKVNSLIQVRERERTVEYHKAIYAALEARDPQDAFLQMYKHLDFVRQKVLQYSSANDE
- a CDS encoding ATP-binding protein → MKKTGRIILISTSLCFTFIQLIFFNSAFEKEVYDLVIATFIAWFVGLQYDKLKLDQLRRKQSEENYKLLIELLPESVVIQRNNIILYANKAAENMLGAHQKSDLVGRSIVDFIEEGYLEKIQKNEAVPKQPQRPLINAVCKLTCLNLKQIYFEFSSLQIIFEGKEATLYIGKDITCKREQTESLLQKSEKLAVVGQLAAGIAHEIRNPLTSIKGFIQLVHSETNQHKDFLEIVLAELERINAIIGEFLVLAKPNEVKFKKMNIQPLLDDVVSLINSQAMMENVQINLSYSMQLPQIVCEENQLKQVFINVLKNAIEAMPGGGVIEVGAHKSEDGYITLSFKDQGVGIPEERIPTLGEPFYTTKEKGTGLGLMTCLKIIENHKGDLRISSEVNKGTTIKISLPPAALSLKGKETKTVWSLKEEPSSHFG
- a CDS encoding tripartite tricarboxylate transporter substrate binding protein; this translates as MKKRFSLMVSSIMMAGALSACSGAEETSSTASSEGKSDFPKKPISIIVAYDAGGGTDTTARTLQPFLEEELGETVTIVNQPGGSGWVGWNAIAAAKPDGYTIGFLNSPNLASGLVNPTMEKQVDLDSFEMIGNHVVDPGAVAIRVDDKRFSNFKELVEYAKDHEVTTTATGVAGDDHLVTLKLNEALGTKFKAIQFDGTAKSRAAFLGGHVDVLVTSVGEAYPMHLEKQLKVAAVTAEERSSFLPDVPTVEEEGFEPVISQSTRGLVAPKGVDEETMEVLETAFEKAVTNAEHEKKMEEIGTQVGYYNAEDYRALLEQDVKDIEGLKDLLGW
- a CDS encoding MFS transporter; translation: MPSNQKKTRARWFIVFMLFLVTAINYADRATLSIAGTDMSNQLGLDSVMMGYVFSAFAWSYVAGQIPGGWLLDRFGSKKVYFWSIFLWSMFTLMQGFIGFFGTAGTAVMILFGLRFLVGLAEAPSFPANSRIVASWFPSHERGTAAATFNSAQYFATVLFAPIMGYITYTFGWEYVFYFMGAVGIVVSFIWMKAIYSPKEHPRINEAELAYIEEGGALTNMDQADTKKEKKKAVNWSQVKQLLTNRMLLGVYLGQYCITTLTYFFLTWFPVYLVQERGMTILEVGFVASLPAVCGFFGGILGGMFSDFLLRKGFSLTVARKTPIVVGMLMSMTLVAANYVDTQWVVIFVMALAFFGKGFGALGWAVVADTSPKEMSGVSGGLFNTFGNIAGITTPIIIGYIIATTGSFNGALVFVGANALVAICSYLFLVGEIKRVELKS
- a CDS encoding FadR/GntR family transcriptional regulator, yielding MGEGDSVKLQIKSVTRKTLSKQVIDEIINLLIEGHLRPGERLPSEVELMEICKVSRPVIREALTSLEVIGLIHRHTRHGTFFADKIGSEPFSIMLALSSRDLLSITEIRVALELGLVTLAAEKITDADLKKLKATIDRMKELPTEDSSEEDKEFHRIIALSANNALFNGLVHPLQQFHRQILKKIPLEERNLKETIQQHLDIYHALEKRDSLAAYAAMYHHLNYVRQKAIKSFLILEGKESTSEKM
- a CDS encoding tripartite tricarboxylate transporter permease, coding for METVQLLMNGFEIALSWQNILYCLAGVSVGMIVGILPGLGPSAGTALLIPLTFAMDPISAIIMLSGIFYGSMYGGTITTVLVNVPGEAASVVTSLDGYPMAQKGRAGVALGISAIGSFVGGVVAIIGVALVAPHLVKFALSFGPPEYFALILFGMTMVVGLAGKSIIRGVLAVLIGLVLAMFGIAPSSGDIRFSFGQAFLIDGFDFVTIAMGLFGLSEILLGLEQQMKKPEKPPKVKGLLPNRQEIRPSAMSIGRGTVLGFFLGLIPGISSVVPSLLSYSMEKRLAKDPSRFGKGAIEGVAGPETANNSFTGGALIPLFLLGIPSSATMAVLLGAFVLHGLQPGPTLFVRHADFVWAVIASMFIGNLLLLFMNLPLAKFWAKIASIPFNMLFPIIIAVSIVGTYSISNSLWDVGGLLVFGLLGYVLKKADIPVAPIALVFILGKMMEESLLQTLGLYNGNFMEIFTRPISGTLMALSVLAIALSIVAGMKNKKTLLGDSEV
- a CDS encoding tripartite tricarboxylate transporter TctB family protein; the encoded protein is MKNYGVWVGISLLLFSLFMVRESLKYPYYGEYGPGPGLFPLWLSGLMGLFSILFILDSLRKNNKIMFSEVLPKGAALVGVLKVVLSIFLFILISPFLGYIVSSIIVMLILLMPDFKWKISLSTAASVTIVLYVVFNLILDIPLPTNMLGW
- a CDS encoding mannonate dehydratase, with translation MNISVTTNFFDLSDTDLKQMSQLGVDYIDFGNGASFPGVKEQGYPDLDALLKQRKRIRSWGLDINRVTLPNISEDFMNEKPGSEIEIEHSVNAVKVFGEAGINIVRQRFAGDVFYGLSTPYQAIQRGGAISRGESLSFTKEQAATPTLEESTKWRKKFNEVYREIVPAAQDYGVKVGMHPSDSPHPDSPFGGLGYHRIIDEYPNKNVGYIYCVGTRAEEGGSPLVIDEINHYGRKGRLFLIHFRNVRGSLATAKAFEESLLDDGDLNMFKILMELKKVGYEGCLNPDHVPIMAGDAPDTDAKWSHSNVGWSSSSIGFAYSIGYIKAMLTALNEFWG
- the gudD gene encoding glucarate dehydratase, giving the protein MNTQLIQENVQTGTPIITEMNVVPVAGHDSMLLNLSGAHAPYFTRNIVLLKDNAGNVGVGEVPGGEKIRQTLEDARELVVGQSIGTYNNILNNVRRQFADRDAAGRGLQTFDLRITIHAVTALEAALLDLVGKYLGVPVAALLGEGQQRDKVEMLGYLFYVGDRNKTDLEYRNEAEAEDDWFRLRHEEALTPEAVVRLAEAAHARYGFNDFKLKGGVLRGEEEIEAVTALAERFPEARITLDPNGGWLLKDAIRLCRDQHHVLAYAEDPCGAEGGFSAREVMAEFRRATGLPTATNMIATDWRQMGHSIQLQSVDIPLADPHFWTMQGSVRVAQMCHDWGLTWGSHSNNHFDISLAMFTHVAAAAPGKITAIDTHWIWQDGQRLTKEPFKIVGGMVDVPTKPGLGVEIDMEQLEKAHQLYKEKGLGARDDALAMQYLIPGWTFDPKRPCFVR